The genomic interval AATCATCACTGTCATGCATGTTCTCTAAAAGTGATAGACCAAACATTCAAATTAGACAATTAGTACCAGTAATCTAGCATATAGTAGGGGCATGGTGTACTGAAAGCAAAATCGTAAAGCAAAAAACTTGCACCAACAAACTGAAAAGGAAACATTATTTCTGTAGAGTCTAAGCAAAGGCTAAAGGAAAAAGGCATGGAGCAGGTGGTCGATGAACAGAACAGGTACTGTACGTAGTGCTTGCCGTTTGGTGAGGTTTGGTGTTTCTGAAACAGGCAAGCCAGAGAACAGCCGAGCCGACGCTACTGAAATCGcctgaaaaaaaccaaagagAATTTCGTAGATGCAACCAGCTCTCTTCGTTTCTATTAATTTCAGGGCGGCGTTATCTGAAAATGCTCCTGAATTTCTGACAGGCTAAGAAAAACCGAACGGGTTCAGCTTCATGCGCCTCTTCTGCCCTGACCAAGCGACCTTTTCAGTTGTGAAGATTACGTCGTCAGCATGGttgaaagaaagcaagaagtGCAACTGAATTACTGGAAGATTTATTCATGACAAAACACACTTTCTTCGTAATAAGCTGATTTCAGGCCATTATCTGAAAATGCTTCTGAATTTCTGTCACGCATAAAGCGGGGAAAGCCGCATGCATCTCATCATCTTGGCCGTCAGATCAAAGCATTATTCAAGCCCCCAGGGAACAAAACATTCAGACATGATCTGCATCCTGCAGCAGTGCAGCTGCACCCGTCCATGAtccatttattaattttgcaGACAAGGCTCCACCCCAAAACGTGCAGATTTAGCAACGTTGATGAACGAACAGCTAGCTCACAAAATGGTGGTAATGGTATTCCTCAACCAGATCACACAGCCTGTGCAGGTCAAAAGGCCACTTGACGCTGCAGAATCTGCTGACTAGCTAACAGCTACTACAAGTACTAACACTTgaggtagcagcagcagcaggtagGTAGCAGCACGGCCCGGCCGGACCGACATCCATGGCCGCCGGTGAGTGCCGGACCGGGCGTTGCGCTGTCGCTCGCCACCACCGGCCGGACGTAGGGACGGCAGGGGCAGCATTTGTCTTGGCTGGTTCATGCTTCTTTTTGACAATGGCGTGCCGGAGATCTAGCGCTGCTGATCTTATCGTTTTTCGACGGATGAATCGGACGTTGTCACCTGCTACACTGCCACCAAACCCAGGCGATATTGCCACTGTTGGCAGCACCAAACCAACAGCGATTTTGCCGTTCTTAACgacttactccctccgtattttattttcatgaaaCCGTTAGACTTTTTaaatcacgtttgaccatttcgtcttattcaaaatttatatccaaatatacaaaattataatgtataattaaagtttctataataataaattatattataacaaaataattaataattatatacttttttaataagacaaatagtcaaacgtgaacataaaagtcaatggcgtcatataaaaaaatataaagggaGTACCAGTCGAGCCACTAGCCTCTGCAGCTTAAGCCGATGCCAAATTTGAcatttagaaattaattttggagttgatgtttaggttttctcatcattttttctattatttgtttttaatcgctaaaaatttaaccataatatttttgtcaCTAATAACCTATCAACGGTTTATCAGATATAGACCACACGACTAGagtcttctttttccttctaatTAATCTTACATTACGTGAAGAGGTACAAACTGCATATTTTTCCCAAATTTACGATTTAATACCTTCTGATACTGTATCAGCAAATCTATACCCTATCTCGGTGGACACTATTGTCTGCCTCCATTTTGAACGTGGAAAATTTTCAGAATTTCAGCTGGAGATTTTTACACTATTACTACGAAATTTTCCGTGTGTTTAAGGCATAATAGGGTCCATTTCTTTGAATGGATCCAGCACGTCACGTACTTACAACGATGGAATAAGCTGAACGGCTACAGGTAGATCCGTATATCAGCGTCAGCTCATCAACTGTAGCACACCGTACCGTGtcattcagaatttcagataGCCGAACCAGCGGTTCAGACAGCAACTGCACCCCAACAAATCCaattctcctcttctcctgcGAATGACCACCACAAAATTACTTCAACCCAGCAATAATTCTCCTGTAAATGCAGCGTCAACATCCAGTCTAAAGTGACAGAATTCTAACAGCCGCTACTGCTAATGTGTTTCTTTAGGGATTTTCCTAACCTATCTTCAAATAATTGTAAGTCGTTCGTTGCTTTAGATCTAAACCTCTGATTgtattatacttatataccGGTAGTAGGTGGAGTAATTACGATAAATTTATATGCCATGTATCATGttaaatagatgaattgataaatatatagttaaataaaatatttaatatacttgtGAAACTACACGACCGTCGCTATTAGCGTGAGGTAGCGTAACATTGTTCTTCCTTAGAGGGAGAAAAGAAGGTGCTTTTGCAGGATTTTGAATCAGATTATGACTTTGCAGAATTAACAAGCAATTAAGCATCGATCTACCTGCAGCACCAGCAGCCttccttttctcctttttgttGCTGGTGGCGCCGATCAAATCGGTGGTTTGGATTGGACGCGACAAGAAGAGACGCACACCAAACCGattagaaagaagaaaaaaaaagcagtagGCGCCTATGCTTGTGTTGCAATCAAGCAAATAATGGTAGCTGGAACACCAGTTAGTTGGTGTGCTGAATTAAATTATGGAGCAGCAGATTCGTTAATGATCtgaaaaattcagaaactTGCAACTCTTTTTTTGGTAGTGACTTGAGAAACATGAAACTTAACTGCTACTTTCTGTGAGCACAAGTAAAAGTAATGTTTGCAGCCAGGTTTACATTTCCGATTGACTACAAGATCCTGAGCTCCGGTGGTATATCAGTTTTTTTTGACAgtttttgatcaaatttactggctcaaatttgaatttatcgGAGACCATTCAAAACCCCCACCCagaagttgatttttggtCAAATTTACTGTCTCGGATTAGTTGGTGTGCTGAATTAAATAATGGACCAGCAGATTCGTTAATGATCTGTTACTCTCTGTGACCACAAGTGTGCTGCTGCAACCTGCGAGGGTTTACATCTCCGATTGACTACAAGATCTTGATCCTCGGTGGTATCACGTTTATTTCTTTTCCCACGTTTAAAATCAAACCTAatgtttcaaatttgaatttgctGGAAACCATTCGAAATTTCAACATACCcagaatttgattttgatctatgtcaaaacttcaaaaaagatgaaaaccGGTTGTCAGAGTAAGAGAAACTTTAATATCAAAATGTACTATAAATTCactcttttttcttataaattttatttttttatgttctgCGGTGCAGATTAGACTACGGTTATAAACTCAAATCTTGCAGGAAACCTGTCATTCAGGACAGGTAGGTTGGTGCAGGGTCATGTCCTGTCCCAAGCTGAAAAGAAGAGGATGCTTCCATGGCTACTGTGGTACTcgttccaattttttttaatttttaaatacaatgaATCtccatcttattttattttttattaatattttattaatacataaataatattttatgtgtgactaaatattttaactttatatttttttaaataagacagatagCCTCtggaaacaacaaaaaaataaagtttttttaaagagCCAGCAGTAGAGACGGTAAGATGTACTACACGCACTAGTACGGTATAGTAtgtttccaaaaaataaagtttttttttacagagcCAGCAGTAGAGACGGTAAGATGTACTACACGCACTAGTACGGTATAGTACagggccttgtttagtttataatttttttaaaaaaacatcacattaaatttttaaaaatacatttaaataattaaacgcagcctaattataaaacaaattttagattctgactggaaaccgcgagactaATCTTTTAaggctaattaatccgtcattagtacatattggttactgtagcatttatgactaatcacgtcctagttatactcaaaagattcgtctcacgattttctccataactatataattaattttaatgttcacgtatatttaatgttttatttaaatatctaaagattcgatatgatgtttttgagaaaagtttttaaaaactaaacgtGGCCTGATACTGGTACTAGGCTATCAGCAAGAGAACAAAAGTCACGAGACATATCTGTCGGCAGCCGtagcaaaaattttaaatagagaTAGCCAGAATCATGAAGTCAACCTACGAGTAGTACGATCTTTGTAATTTGTCCACCGCTCTCAGCTTCCAAGAAAGCTGTATCTTATCAACTCTTCTTcatgcataattaattcaGTTCCATATCTACTCCGGAGTCCGGAGCGACATGCTAGTGTTTGTTGATCCTGCAGTGAGACACATAAAAAGTAGtacaacaaataaacaaaatatacgCGTTCTTAGAATTTAATGATTTACtgtaatataagaattttgtattaattctaatattttgctgaggctctgtttagttctcaaaagtttttcaaaaacatgacatcaaatctttgaacatctaaatagagtattaaacatagataaaacgaaaactAATTGGATAGTTATGAGAGAAAtagcgagatgaatcttttgagtctaattagtccatgattagccataaatgctacagtaactccACATACGTAAatgatggactaattaggcttaaaagattcgtctcgcggtttaaaattcattttttattcgtatccgaaaCCCTACCATCCcggtcaaatgtttgatgtgataccaaaaatttttattttatcacctAAACACCAATATGctgtccccccccccccaaaaaaaaaaaaaacaatccagTGTCGGCGCTCACTAGCATTTGGTTGTGCGCTATGATAAGCTAAGTTCAGTTAATTCAGACACAAATCCGAGGATATCCTGTTATggatcgagaaaaaaaatatgcagcaAAATCAACAGCCATGTGATTAGCTTTCATTAACTCGGAAAGGCCACAAAATATTCTCCATGCGACTACAAGAATACTGTCGCCTCGACATTCATGTTCAACACAATCAGCAGCCATGTGATTACTGATTAGTAGTACAGTATGCATGTGGCTTTTCAACGAGCTCACCATTTCCATGATAATCTCCATTTAGTGCTCCTTGCATACGTATGATCCGATCGTAATCTTCAGAATGCTTGGACCTGTATGATGATGTTAGACTGACTCTTCTCCAGCGCCGTCAGAACTCTGCaggtgacatatatatattgtactcGCAACTTGGACGTGGCATTCAGCAAAATTCTCTTCAGACAAATTGGATCAGTGCTCCAGACTGCACAGCACGAACTGAGATCTTCTGATCAAGGGAAGAACAGCTTCGAGTAGAGCAGCTCGTTCCAGGTGTCCTGGAGACCTGGGAGGCACCAATGCGTGCAATCTGCGTAACTCCTGGGGTTGGCGATCTGCTCCGGGGTCAGCGGGTTCCACTGCTTCTTGTATATCTGGGTGTGCGCGTCTTTGCGGTACTCGGAGAGCTGGGTGATGTTGACGATCCCCACTGGGATCTTGGATGTGCTGAACACCTCTCCAATGACGCGCATCAAACCCTTGCTAGTTCCTGGACCCCAGTATGACGAATCTCTGATCGGAGCAGTTTGGTTGTAGCAATTTCCATCCGAATAGTCGCCCCAATCTTTGCTCCTGAGGGCAGAAGATAGCAATGCAACTCAAAAACTATGATATATGATCATCAGATATGTGTGTCCAGTCTGGTGTGAGTCTGGTCTTACCTGGTATGAGTGGGTGACATTGTAACAAAAAAGACCCTTGAACTTCTGGGGTTCATGTTGTTCTCCACCCATTTCACCACTGCATTCAGTACCATCCCATAGGCATCCTCTGTTTCCATTTCTACAATGTCCTTACTCTGATCTTCAAAAGAACCTTTCCTGGAAGTAATGTGTTCGGAGTTAACATTAGCGTCTGATCAACCCAAGCTTAAATAAGTAACCTTGTGGTCTAGACAATCTATAGCTTTTGCATTTCATGCTCTCTTTCACCAATCCCGAAGCAAAACCCAATGGGTGATAAACACCAGTTACCACCTTGGTGATGCTTTGAATGGTGAGAGAATAGGATGGGGGAGAATATGGAAGCACTACTCTGAAGAAATAACCATGCACCTTTGGgttcaaacaaataaattagcaATTCAATGCTCGCCTGGAAAGAAGTGATGCAATGCTCAACACAACATGCTATTTTTTGCCGAACTTTTCCACATCCTCTCAAAATTTATCTATCCAAAGACAGTTTTAAATTGTACGAGAACAAgagatattaaaaatgttcTAAAACATACCGCATAAAAGTAATGATACAAATGAAAGGATAAAGGAATTTTACTACGGTCTTCAGATATAAAAGCTACTTCAGGCGAGTAATAATAGAAGACACTTACAGAATTTTCATCTTTTGTCCAGTCATCCACCAAAGGTAGCTGTTGAATACCAAGATGTCAGCTCCTTTCCAAAACCTGGCATGCTTTGCAATGGCCGTCCCCCTTACAATTCTATCCGCAATACGGTGAACAACAGCATCATCAGAATTTGATTCAGCTAGAAAGGGAGCCCAGTAGAACTCAATGGTGGCATTGTAGTTCtagcaagaaaaataaacaaaatcaagcATATTCAGTGAGTGAGATAATTCAACAAGCTAATAGAATGAAAGAGCGTTAagatgtaaaattttctaaatttggaGTATGCTGCTCTCTGTGTCTGCTCTAGCAACCTTTGGCATTCACATTATGTTCAGTAATCATGGAAAAGTTTCGGTtccattttcttaaaaaaaagaaaaaaaaagactttagTTCATCACATTTTGAGTTAAATTTTCTGCTGTAAGCTCCCTTGAgaaagataaaggaaaaacaaaacaaaacaaaacacatgCACAGACAACGAATACCTTTGCTCTGAAAACCGTAAGCGAGTCAAAAGTTTCCATGGATTTGGAGCTCTCAGGGATGGACCGATGTAGGAGGCAGATCAGTGACACATACTGACCACGGTTCAGAGAATCTCCAACAAACAGCATGCGCTTGCCCCGCAGCATCTCCAACATTAGGGTTGCATTAAAGCTGCAATGCATGACATTATTCAGCATGAGAATATATAGACAGAAACTACCGCAGAGGTTGGTTAACAATTTAGCATATCAATTGTGGCTCAGCTGAGGCAGTCAGTCTTAAGAGCACCTGAAATgctttcataaatattttattcaacaTTATTTAAGAGATGACTAGAGAGTTTAGTGCCACAGTACACCCCCAAGACCTCAGTCCATTGCATTTTGTGCTGGGCATGCCTATTACTGGTGAAAGGAAGCACATTATAGTGGGCTTTGAATCCTAGGCCTCAGACCATGGCACAGGTGGCCCGAGGCCAAGGTCTGCCCATGCCCCATGGTATGACCCAGAAATGTGCCCAAAATTTTGTGGGACTGTGGACGAGCAAAATCTTTACAAACAAGCTGATAAGTTTTGGCAGGCAATTAATGAAAAGCAGAATCTTTACAAACGAGTTGATAAGTTTACGTAggcaaataaagaaaagaaaattacatgCTCATGCAATCATGCACCATAGCATACATACAAAACTCCCCTGGATTTGAGCTTAGAAAAACAGGGTAGTTGTTTGAACAGATTTGAAAATTTGTACGAACCAGTCAAGGTACATCAAAATGGGCAAAATAGTACATGGTCATGTGCAGATGAGCTGCACCATTATGTGTACAGGTCTGTGCCAAAACTGCATGAATTATCAAATGCACATTTAAATCGAGCTATATCCATACGAGAGTCTAAACCCCAAGACTAGAACGAGGACAGACAGCAACAGTGCAGCAACCGGCCCCCTCATCATCAGAACTATCGTTGAATCAAAGACCAGATCCGCAGAAAGGGAAGTATAATAAAGGGACCCCCTCACCCCCCCAAACCTTGCAAGATGGAGATGGGTCCATGGCTCCATCCATACCATTGCATTACGCAAAGCTACAAAAGTGCAAAGGAATTCTcttgccatggccatggccatggcaatGGCACTggccgtcctcctccccctcgaaCCCCGTGCTCCCATGTGACACCTGCACCCTCAATGCCACACAGCTCCGACAACTGGAGCTCTCATGTGACTACTGCACGGGACGCGGCGTAGATGGCCATCCCAACTCCGACCTTGCGTACGCATCAACACGGGAGTTCACGCTTTCTCACTTGATTCACGGCGAGTGgtggtggccggccggccggccggcggcgaaggtTGGCTGGCTGATCGACCTATCACGCCAAGAAGGGAAGTCAGTCCGGCCGGCCGCATCAATGCTGCTGCTACGGCTGGTTGCTGCCGCGCGTCGCGTGGTGGGGGTGGCCCCTCGCCGCACGAACCCATCTCGCTGTCTCGCACCGGGCCACCGAACTACCACCGCCCATCCGTACCGCTCACCTCACCTGCGGCCACCCACCCCACCCGCCTGAGCCGACAGCCCAGCCCGAGATACACGCCGCGCCACTCGGCCGCTCTCCCACGCAAGACGGACGGGACAAATCTCGCCGGAGTTTCCACCGTTTCCCGGCGATCCCGCCTGCACCTGAAAGAACGACCAGGCGGGCGACCCACATGACGCGTCCATTTTTAATCTCTCTGGGATAATATTGAGTACTCCGTCCGTAATACCGTAATTAATCTACCCAAGAATCAAGataacatctttttttttttggaacaaacGTGCTCTCTTCGCTCGATCTAGTTGGTCCGCGAGCACCAACTTGATTTTTCTCTATCAaagattccttttttttatggcAAGGATCGAACCAGGAGAGAATTTGA from Oryza brachyantha chromosome 3, ObraRS2, whole genome shotgun sequence carries:
- the LOC121053896 gene encoding protein trichome birefringence-like 33, which codes for MMKPQHGMAGHGGRRTPFLTSYALTLAFITFVSVLYFKDFSSTLHQPFLSRPPPHRRQIGRPRAPARHHGGGSSNSGDALPPFAVGAAPAGCDVGQGEWVYDEAARPWYAEEECPYIQPQLTCQAHGRPDTAYQHWRWQPRGCPLPSFNATLMLEMLRGKRMLFVGDSLNRGQYVSLICLLHRSIPESSKSMETFDSLTVFRAKNYNATIEFYWAPFLAESNSDDAVVHRIADRIVRGTAIAKHARFWKGADILVFNSYLWWMTGQKMKILKGSFEDQSKDIVEMETEDAYGMVLNAVVKWVENNMNPRSSRVFFVTMSPTHTRSKDWGDYSDGNCYNQTAPIRDSSYWGPGTSKGLMRVIGEVFSTSKIPVGIVNITQLSEYRKDAHTQIYKKQWNPLTPEQIANPRSYADCTHWCLPGLQDTWNELLYSKLFFP